The following is a genomic window from Roseitalea porphyridii.
GCTGCTGATCCGCCTCGCGCACGCCTCGACGCTGCCGACGCTCGACGAGGCGCTGAAGAAACTCGACACCGCGCCTTCGGGCCAGGCCATTGCCGGTGATTCGGCGGGAGGCCATCCGCAGGCCCCATCCGCGTCGGCGCCGTCGGCGCAATCACACGGCGCTCCGCAGCCTCACCCGCAACGTTCCGAGCCCGCTTCGCCGCAACCGGCAACGACCATGGCCGCGCCGCAGCCGGGCGGCGGCGCTTCGGCCATGCGCCTTGTTGCCGACAATGCCGATCCCGAACCGGCGTCGGCACAAGCACCCCCTGCCGCCGCTCCGGCGCAGCCGGCCGTGTCGATTACCGGGCTTCAGGATTTGGCAGACCTCGCCGATCGCCACCGCGACCTGAAGATGAAGGTCGCGATCCGCAACTATGTGCGCCTCGTCTCCATCGAGCCGGGGCGGCTTTCGATCAACCTGACCGACGGCGCCACGCCCGAACTGGTCGGCGAACTGTCGAACCGGCTTGGCGAGTGGACCGGCACGCGCTGGATCGTCTCGGTCAGCCGCGACCCCGGCGGGCCGACGCTCGACGAGGAAGACCGCGATCGTCGCAACGCTCTGTTCGCCGACGCCTCGCGCGATCCGGACGTCAAGGCGATTCTCGACACCTTTCCCGGCGCCAAGGTGGTCGACGTGCGGATCAACGAAATTGTGGACGAAGCCGGTCTCGATGCCGATATGAGCGGCGAGGAAGGCCTCGCCGATCCGGACGAGGCGACCGACACCGACTGATTGGGAGACCCGCCATGCGCGACATCATGGGCCTTATGAGCAAGGCCAAGGAAATGCAGGAAAAAATGCAGGCCATGCAGGCCGAGATCGAGACGATGACTGCCGATGGCACGGCCGGCGGCGGCATGGTCACGGTCACGCTCAACGGCAAGGGCCAGATGCAGGCGATCAAGATCGACCCGTCCGTCTTTTCCGAGGACGATGTGGAGATCCTCGAGGATCTGGTGATCGCCGCCCATGGCGATGCCAAGACCAAGATCGAGCAGCTCGTGCAGGAAAAGACCCAGGAAGTCACCGCCGGCCTGCCGCTGCCGCCCGGCATGAAGCTGCCGTTCTAGGCGGGCGGCACCAGCATTGCGGCCGGCTTTGAATGGCACGCCGATCCGGCTAGACCGCCATCATGTCTGACAAGCGAATCGCAGGGCCGGAGATCGAGCGGCTGATCCAGCTTCTGGCCAAGGTGCCCGGGCTCGGCCCGCGCTCGGCCCGACGCGCCGCGCTCGCCATGATCAAGAAGCGCGAGCAGCTGCTCGAACCGCTTGCCGCCGCGATGAGCGAGGCGGCGGCCAAGGTCGTGGTCTGTTCCAATTGCGGCAATGTCGACACCGCCGACCCGTGCTCGATCTGCACCGATCCGCGCCGCGAGGACGCGACCATCATCGTTGTCGAGGATGTCGCCGACCTGTGGGCGCTCGAACGCGCCTCGGAGATGAGCGTGCGCTATCACGTGCTCGGCGGCACGCTGTCGCCGCTCGACGGCATCGGCCCCGACGACCTGACGATCAGGGCCCTGGTCGACCGTGTCTCGGCCGGCGCGGTGCGCGAACTGATCCTTGCGGTCAACGCCACCGTCGAGGGGCAGGCGACCGCCCACTACATCATGGGCCAACTCGACGGCACCGAGATCAGGATCACGCGGCTGGCGCACGGCGTGCCGGTCGGCGGGGAACTGGACTATCTCGACGAGGGAACGCTTTCGGCGGCGCTGCGCGCGCGCACGGGCTTCTGAGATGAAGCCCCGGCCACCACACCGTCGTAAGATGACGCGCCAGGCCCGAATGCGGCCAATGCCGGAAGCACGCGGTGCCCATGCCCACCCTGTTCCATCCCGGAACGGAGCGATAAGGTAGCCCCGAAGCACGCAGACGGAGAGCCCGATGGTCCGCCTCGCCATAGTGATGATTGTCTTCATGTTCGGCGCCTCGGGGTCCGCCCATGCCGACCTTCAGGGCCAGTACGAGACGTTCCTCGAGAACACGATCTGGCCGAAGGCGCGGAGCGCGGGCGTATCTCGCGCCACCTTCGACCGCGCCATGGGCCAGAAGCGCCTGAACACCGACATCCCCGGCCTCGTCCGACCCGGCCAGTCGACGCCGCAGCGCATCCGCCAGGCCGAATTCTCCGCGCCCGCACGATATTTCAATGAGAACAATGTCGGCGCCATCGTCGCGCAGGGTCGCCGGCTCGCCGCCCAGCACGCCTCCATGCTCGCCGCGCTCGAACGCCGCTACGGTGTGCCGGGCCGCATCATCCTCGCCATCTGGGGCCGCGAGAGCGCCTTCGGCCGCGTCGACATTCCGCATGACGCGTTCCAGGTGCTCGGCACCAAGGCTTTCATGTCGACCCGACCCGAACTCTTCCAGGGCGAACTCGTCGCCGCGCTTGCGATGGTCGAACGCGGCATGGCGACGCCGGACCAGATGAAGTCGTCCTGGGCCGGCGCGCTCGGCCAGCCGCAGTTCCTGCCGACCTCCTATCTCGAACACGCCGTCGACGTGGACGGCGACCGCAGGCCGAACATCTGGACCTCGGTGCCCGACACGCTCGGCTCGATCGCCGCCTACCTGAACCATTTCGGCTGGCAGCCCGGCCGCGACTGGGGCTACGAGGTGACCGTGCCCGCCGAAATCTCGTGCAGTTTCGAGGGACCGGACCAGGGCCTGAAGATTCGCGACTGGGAGGCGATGGGCATCGCCCGCATTTCCGGCCGACCCTTTCCCGATGCCGAACGCGACCGGGAAGGCTACCTCCTGATGCCCGCCGGGCGCAGCGGGCCGGCCTTCATCGTCACGCCCAACTTCTACGTGCTCAAGCAGTACAATGAGAGCGACCTTTACGCCCTGTTCGTCGGCCATGCCGCCGACCGCATCGAATGGGGGACGGGGCGGTTCAAGGCGTCGTGGGGCCGGGTCGACGCGCTCTACCGGTCCGAGATCGCGGCGATGCAGCGCGTGCTGGAAGGCAAGGGCTACGATGTCGGCGGCGCCGACGGACTGCCCGGCTTCAAGACGCGCCGCTCGATCGGTGACTGGCAGAAGAGGAATGGCCAGGCGCCGACCTGCTTCCCCTCCAAGGCCCTTGTCGGCGCGATCCGCTGACCGGCAAGACGCGCGTTCGTCGGCCATCGCGCCGCACAATCCATGTTGCGGCGTGCTTAGACCAAAGGCGACTACCGGCGCGACATTCTGTCAGGAAGAGTTGACGCTGATCAAAGTGAACCCGGCCGGGCAGTCCCAGTCTGCATTCCCATGTCCAATCGCCTCGTCCATGCCGACAACCAGATCTGTTACCGCGCGCTGTGCGGCATGGAGGCCGAGCGCTCCGGGTCCGCGGACCGCCGGGCCGGCATAATCGCGCTGGCGATGCGTGCGCTGCGCCGCGTTTCGCGCAAGAAGGGCTGCTGCATCGACTGTCCCTATAGCGGCCGGTGCGCCGAGCCCGATGCCGACCTCGTCGTCGATGCCGCGCTGGTCGACACGCATGTGACGCTCAACCCGGTTCGTCCCCGATCAGCCCACTGATCACCCGTCCCGCCTCGTGCGGCCGGACGGTCGCCGACCGGATGAGCTGGTCGAAATGCCGCGTCAGCGCGCCGATCGCCTCCTTGGCGTTCAGCACCAGGTACATGTCGCCCATATAGACCGCCGCGCGGGTCTGCCCGAACACGGTGTAGGGCGCAGAAAAGGTCTTGCGGCCGTCGAACAGGAAGATGCGCAGGCCCGGATAGAGGTCGTCCGCCAGCCTCGCCATCTGCGCGATCTGCGCGCGGCGCGCTTCGGCCTCGAGCGTCGCCCAGGGCCCCGAACCTTCCGCCAGCGCCTGCAGCGTCTGAAGCGGCATACACACTTCGGTGTCGTTTTCCGGCTTGCGGCTGTAGGCGAGCCGTTCGCGCGCATCGTCGATCTGGTATTCGACCGAAGGCTTTGTCGCGCGCGTCTCGAACGCGATCACCGCTTCGGTGCGCAGGAAGTCGGGGATCGTGGCGGGGACGTAGCGGATCTTCATGCCGGCCGCGTCCTGGTGCCATCGCCTGAGTGCGGCGTCGTTGCCCGCGTCCTGCGCTTCCTCCAGTTCGAGCGCCGGCTTGATCTCGGCCGACACGCCCTCGTCCTGGCTGATGCCGAGCAGCCAGTCCAGGCTCACCCCTTGCGTGGAGGCGATCCGGATCAGCGTGTCCGCACGCGGCAGGCGCGTCGTCTCGCCCGAGAGCAGTTGCGACAGCGCCGACCGGTCGAGCCCGACAGCGGCGGCAAAGCGCGAACGGTTCATGCCCGACCGGTCGAGCAGCCGCGCCAGACGCTCGCGGAACAGGCGGGACGCGTCACGCTTGTCGATCCGCTCCGTTGTTTCGTTGATGGTCATTTGCCGCAAATGCACCTGCGTGTTGATATTACACAACAGATGCGTGATTTGATGACCAAACGCAATGTTCAGTGCGCATTCCCTCCTTCATCCCGCTGGCCCGCCCTGACATAACCCTGTCAGGGGGTAGGATTCGTGACGCAGATTCAGAAGGTTGAATGGCCAACCCTTGCCATGTTGGCCGCTTGCTACGGCATCTGGCTGGGCGCCGGACTATGGCTCTATCCGGTTGCGCCCTGGGGCGCGCTGGCCGTCATGGCCGTCATGGCGGGCTTTCACACCTCGCTGCAGCACGAGGCGCTGCACGGCCACCCGACGCGCAATGCCAATCTCAACGAACTGCTCGTCGCGCTGCCGCTCGCGGTCGCCTATCCTTATCGCCGGTTCAAGGCGCTGCATCTGCGCCATCACCGCGACGAGAGCCTGACCGACCCCTATGACGATCCCGAAAGCTGGTATGTCGCCGAGGGCGATCATGCCCGGCTCCCCGCGCCGATGCGCCGGCTGCTGGCGATCAACAACACCTTCCTCGGGCGGCTGGTGATCGGCCCGCCGCTCATGGTGTTCGGCTTCCTGCGCGACGAGGTTCGCAATCTCATCGCCGGCAGTCGCGGCGTGCGGCGCGCCTGGGTCCATCACGGGCTGGGCCTCGGTGTCCTTTTCGCGATCGTCTGGGGCGTGATGGGCATCCACCCGCTCGTCTATGTCGGCGTGGTCGCCTGGGGCGGCATGTCGCTGATCGCGATCCGCACCTATTGCGAGCACCGCTGGGAGGAGACGCCGGACGGCCGCACCGTGATCGTCGAGGACAGCCGCATCCTGTCGTGGCTCTTCCTCAACAACAATCTGCATCTGGTCCACCACCGGTTGCCGCGCGCGCCCTGGTACGCGCTGCCGCGCCTTTACCGCGAACGGCGTGCGCAATGGATCGCCGCCAACAGGGCCTATGTCTATCGCAGCTACTGGGACATCGTCCGCGCCCACGCGCTTTCGCCGAAGGATCCCGTCATCCACCCGGCGCTTCGCCGGGCCACCCGCGCGATCGACAGGCCTGCTTCGGTCGCGGGCGGGTTCCAGCCGTCAGGCCGCACGCCCAGTGCCGGCCCGGCCGAGGCCTTGCCGGTCGCCGCCAGACCCGAACACTGAGCCCGCATGATCGCCGGCCTGCCCATGTATGACTGGCCCGAGCGCCGGGCCGGGACCGATGCGCTCTGGGCGCGGCTGCGCGACGCGTTGCGTGCAGCCGGCTTCGATGCGCCCGATGCGCTGACCCGCACCAACGATCCGCGCAATCTGTGGCTGAGCGACGAACTTCTGCTCGGCGAGACCTGCTCCTATCCGCTGGAAACCATCCTTGCGGGAAAGGTCCGCTATGTGGCGACACCGGTCCACGACGCGGCCGGCTGCGGGCAGGGGACCTATCACTCCGTGCTGGTCGCGCCGGGCGACGGAGCCGACGCGCCGCCGCCACCGGACTCTGGCGCGAAGTTGCCGGACCGGCTTGGCGCCACGCTTGCCGCCAACGAGCCTGGCTCGATGTCCGGTTACATCGCCCTTGCCCGCGACTGCGAGCGTGCCGAACGCGATATGCCGGCGGACATCGTCTGGACCGGCTCTCACCGTGCCTCGATCCGCGCCGTCGCCGCCGGCAGGGCGGACATCGCCGCCATCGACTGCGTGACCTGGCGGATCGCCCGGACCCACGAGCCCGCCGCCGCCGAACTCCACGTCGTCGGCTGGACGGCCGAACGTCCCGGCCTGCCGCTGATCACCAACAACGCGATGACCGATACCGACATCGCACAGCTGCGCGAGGCCGTCGCCACGGTCATGCCGGTGGTGGTCCTCGATCCGCCAACGGAGTGCTGATCACTCCGGCTCGCCGTCGACCACGCGCAGCCGCAGCCGGCCGGTTTCGCTTTCGGCGCCCGTCTCCGGCGCATCCTTGTCCGGTGCCGCCTGAGGCTTCTCGTCGAACTCGAGCCCCTCGATCTTCTGGCTGCGCTTGGTCAGCTTGCCGGTGGTTATCAGGATGTCGTCGACATCCTTTGCCGTCTGGCCGAAATGGGTCTGCAATTTGCGCACCCGGTCGTCGAGCCTGCCCAGATCCTCCATCAGCCGCATCACCTCGCCCTGGATCAGGTGGGCCTGCTCGCGCATGCGCGCGTCCTTCAGAAGCGCCTGGATGACCTGGATCGACAGCATCAGGAGCGACGGCGACACGATCACGACCCGCGCCCGGTGCGCCTTCTGGACGATCTGCTCGTGATGTTCGTGAATGTCGGCAAAGATGCTCTCGGAAGGCACGAACAGGAAGGCGGTGTCCTGCGTCTCGCCGGCGATCAGATATTTCTCCGAGATCGCCTTGATGTGCACATCCATGTCCGACCGGAACCGTTTGGCGGCGGCGGTCTCGGTCGCCTCGTCCTTGGCTTCGCGCACCGCGTTCCAGGCTTCGAGCGGGAACTTGGCGTCGATGACGAGGTCAGGCGCGCCGTTCGGCATGGCGATCACGCAGTCGGGCATCGAGCCGTTCGACAGCTTGGTCTGGAACCGGTAGCCGCCCATCGGCAGCCCGTCCTCGATGATCGCCTCCATCCGGCTCTGGCCGAAGGCGCCGCGGGTCTGCTTGTTGGACAAGATCGACTGCAGCTCCACCACCTGGCCGGCGAGCTGCTGGATGTTGGTCTGCGCGGTGTCGATCACCGCCAGCCGTTCGTGCAGCTTGGACAGGTTGTCGTGCGCGTTCTTCTGCTGCTCGCTGATCGACTGGCCGATGCGCGAACTCATCGCGTCGAGCCGCTGCGACAGCGTCGTGCTCATTTCCGAGTGCCGGGCGCCGAACATGTCGGTCATCGCCGCCAACCGCCCCTGAAGGTCGGTCTGCGCCTTCAGAATATCCTCGACCCGCGCTTCGGCACGGACCGCGCGCTCGCGCGCCGCCGCCAGATCGCGCCGCTGGTGCGTCGCGCTGCGCCAGACGGCGATCAGCGTCAGCAGCACCAGAAGGGCCATCACAGCCCCGCCGATGAACAGCACATCGCCCAGAGCGAGGGTGCGTCCGCCGAGCGTCAGAACGGTCTGGTCGAGGTCAAAACCGGTTTCCATGCCGCCAGCATAGGTGATTCGCACCCGTCCTGCCGATTGACGCGGCGGGCGCGACTGCTTAACTCCAGCCCGTCATGGCAAAGCGGCCCATCATCGTCATTCCCGATCCGATCCTGCGCGAGACCTCCGCGCCGGTCGAGCGGGTCGACGACCAGGTGCGCGCCTTCGCCGACGACATGCTCGAGACGATGTACGAGGCGCCGGGCATCGGCCTGGCCGCGATCCAGGTGGGCGAGCCGATCCGCATGCTGGTCGCCGACGTTTCCAAGGAAGACGAGGAGCGCGCGCCGCACGTGCTGATCAATCCCGAGATCGTCGCCCGTTCGGACGAGGCGAACGTCTACGAGGAAGGCTGCCTGTCTATCCCGGACTATTATGCCGACGTCGAACGGCCGGCCTCGGTCACCGTTTCCTACATCGACCGCGACGGCGAAAAGCGGACGCTCGACGCCGACGGCCTGCTCGCCACCTGCCTGCAGCACGAGATCGACCACCTCGACGGCATCCTGTTCGTCGACCACATCTCGCGGCTCAAGCGCGACATGGTCTTCAAGAAGTTCCGCAAGCTCGCCCGCCAGCGCGGCGACAGCCCCGTCGTCGCCTGACCGGCCTCAAGGCCCTCGTCCGCCATGCGCATCATCTTCATGGGAACGCCGGCCTTTTCCGTGCCGACACTGAAGGCGCTGCACGCGGCCGGCCACGAGATCGTTGCCTGTTACACGCAGCCGCCCCGCCCGGCCGGCCGGCGCGGCCTGACCCTCAGAAAATCGCCCGTGCACGAGACCGCCGAGGCGCTCGGCATTCCGGTTCGCACGCCCAAATCGCTCAAGGGTGCTGACGAACAGGCCGCCTTCGCAGCGCTCGACGCCGATGTGGCCGTGGTCGTCGCCTACGGCCTGCTGCTGCCCGGCCCGATCCTCGAGGGCACGCGGCTTGGCTGCTTCAACGGCCACGCTTCGCTTCTGCCGCGCTGGCGCGGCGCCGCGCCGATCCATCGGGCGATCATGGCCGGCGACACCGAGACCGGCATGATGGTCATGAAAATGGACGAAGGGCTCGACACCGGCCCCGTGGCGATGACCGCGCGCGTGCCGATCGGCCCGGACATGACCACCGGCGAACTGCATGACCGTCTCGCCGAAACCGGCGCCGCCCTGATGGCCAAGGCGATGATCGCGCTCGAAGCGGGCACGCTCGAACTCGTGCCGCAGCCCGCCGAGGGCGTCACCTACGCGGCCAAGATCGACAAGGGCGAGACCCGCGTCGACTGGTCCGGGTCGGCGCGCGGGGTGCACAACCACATCCGTGGGCTTGCCCCGTTTCCGGGCGCCTGGTGCGAGATGCGCCTTGGCGGCGACTGGCAGCGCGTCAAGCTGCTCGGCTCCGCGCTGGAAGGTGGCGCGGGCCAGCCCGGCACCATCATTGACGGCCCGCCGATCACCGTCGCATGCGGTGACGGCGCGGTCCGCCTGACGCGCCTGCAAAAGGCCGGCGGCAAGGTGCTTGACGCCGAGGCCTTCCTGCGCGGCAATCCGCTCGGGCCCGACGACGTTCGCTGAACGGATCAGCCGCCGAACAGCGGCCGCTCGGGACGTTCCATGCGGTAAAGGTCGACCGCGCCGGCCGGCACACCGTCCGCGCCCGGGCGGATCAGGCGGGTGAACCATTGCGGTGCCGGCGTGATCCGGTCGAGCGTCGCCGGAGGGACCGGTTGCCGGTCCGGATCCGATGGCACGGCCACCAGGACCGGCCATTCCACCGCATCGTCCGAGGCGGGCAGGTCGACGAAGCCGTAGCGATGGAACTCGTCGAGCGGCAGCGCCCGATAGCCGTGCGCGCCGAACCGGCCATAGGTCTCAAGGTAGCCGTAGAGGCCATAGTCGCGCACCAGGACCGTCTGCACGCCCGCGCGGCGCCGCTCGGCCTCCAGTTCGGTTGCGATCGCACGCCAGCCATGCATGCCGAGCGTGTGGTCGGAGACGGGCAGGCGCACCGGCTGCCAGAGCGCCTGGGCGAAGATGAGCGCCGCGAGCACGAGGCCGATCGGCACCTGCAGCTTGCGGGTCCAGCGCTGGAGCCAGCGCATCGGCGCCGAAGCGGGCTCCCATCGCAGCGCCGCCCAAGCGCCGAGGATCGCCCATTGCGGATAGAGCGGCCAGGTCCAGTTGCCCTGCGGCGCCGAATGCAGGCTGAACAGCAGGAAATAGGCGAGCGCCGGCACCGACGTCCAGACGAGCAGCCCGAACGCGGCATCGGAACGATAGGCCCGCTTGGCGAAGAACAGGGCCAGAGCCGCCGTGGCGAGCACGAAAAGGCCCGGCAGCAGCAATGCCATCTGGCTGGCCAGGAACTCGGGCAGATGCCGCGTGTCGGTCCACTCGAACCATTGCAGCCCGCGCGTCGACCGGCCCATCTGGAAGCTGAACGAGGACAGATCGTTGCCCAGGTTCCATGCGATCACCGGCGCGAAGATGGCAAGCGCCAGCATCCCGCCCGCATAGAGCCAGACCGAGGCGAACCAGCGCCGGTTGGCCCGATGCGCGATCAGCCACAGCACGATCCCCGCGCCGAGGAACAGGCCCGTATATTTCGCAGAAAGGCCAAGGCCTGCGAACAGGCCGAAGGCGAGCCACCAGCGCCCGTCGCCCGATCGCATCAGTTCGGCCGCCGCCCAGATCGACAGCGCCCAGAACAGCATCGACGGCGCGTCCGGCGTGATCACCACAAGCCCGACCATCGCGCCGGGGGTCGAGGCGAAGAAATAGACCGATAGCGCGGCGATCCGCCGGTCACCGAAAGCGATCGACGCGGTGCGGTGTATCGCAAGGCAGACCGGGATCGTCGCAAGCACGGCGAGCAGCCGGGCGGCGAGTTCGCTCTGGCCCGCAATGGCGTAGCCGGCCGCGATGAACCAGGCGACCGCCGGCGGATGGTCGAAATAGCCCGCCGCCAGCGGATGCAGCGCCCACAGCGAGTAATAGGCCTCGTCGCGGATGAACGCGGTCGAGCCCGCAACGGCCAGCTTGACGATCACGAGCGCGGCGACGAACGCGGCGACCGCCAGCGGCCGGGCCCACGCCGGATCGGCCGCCGGCGAGACGACGGTTGCGCGATCTGCGGCCGGGGCGGCACGTTCGTTCATGGCCGGGGCTCTTCGGCGATTTCGGCCGGCCCGTCAATTGCGGCGAAGGGGCCGCGTCTGGACATGGCCGATGCCTGTGCATAGAGCGGGCGCGCCACGAGGAGCCCATGCCCCGCTATCGCCTGACGATCGAATATGACGGAACGCCCTATGTCGGCTGGCAGCGCCAGAAGAACGGCCATGCCGTGCAGGAGGCGGTCGAGAAGGCCGTCTTCGAATTCTCCAAGCAGACCGTCACCTTGCAGGTCGCCGGCCGGACCGACACCGGCGTGCACGCTATCGCCCAGACCGCCCATGTCGACCTTGACCGCGACTGGGACCCGGTGCGCGTGCGCGAGGCGATCAATGCCTATCTGGTGCTCGATGAGGAGCGCATCGCGGTGGTGGCTACCGACAAGGTCGGCGAGGATTTCCATGCCCGCTTTTCCGCGCAGGCCCGGCATTACCTCTATCGCATCCACAACAGGCCGGCGCCGTTGACGCTCGACCACCGCCGCGCCTGGTGGTGCAAGCGTCACCTCGACATCGATGCCATGAACGACGCCGCGCGCGTGCTCATCGGCACGCACGATTTCACGACGTTCCGCGCCGCGCAGTGCCAGTCGAAATCGCCCGTCAAGACGCTCGACGCGATCACGTTCAGCCGCGACGGGGAGTTCGTCACCGCGCACGTGTCGGCGCGCTCGTTCCTGCACAACCAGGTGCGCTCGCTGGTGGGAACGCTCAAGCTGGTCGGGGAGGGGCGCTGGACCAGGGACGACGTCCGCCGCGTGCTCGAGGCGCGCGACCATCAGAAGTGCGGCGCGCTCGCCCCGCCGCACGGGCTCTATCTCTTGCGCGTCGACTATCCGGAGCCGCCGACCCCCGGAGCGACATAGAGGGCAAGGCCGACGCTGATGATCAGTTCGGCCGCCACGAAGGCGATCGCGGTCGGCGGCGAACAGTCGAGCGCGGCCCGCATCAGCCGCACGGCGGCGACGAGCACCGCCACCAGCAACACGATGCCCAGAAGTCCGAGGATCGCATGGCCCTGGGGCAGGACCAGGTAAGGCACGAACAACGCCGCCATCACGTAGCTGAAGAAGGCGTTCGCCCAGTTGCGCACGATGATCAGGTGGGCGAAGCGATGGCCGAGGCCCAGCGGCTTGAGGATGACCGCGAACACCGCGACCGGCAGGAGCCAGCCGACCAGCGCGAGGATCGCTTCGGTCGCCACCAGAGCGGCGAGGCTCGACCCAGGCGCCGCCGCGACGTTGGTGGTCGCCGTGATCACCCAGATGAAGAACAGCGCGGGCAGCGCCACGACGATCGCCGAGAACGAACGCCAGAACCCCTCCGCCGAGATGTCCATCCGGTCGAGCGCGCCCGGTCGCCCCACGATGATGCCGAAGACGCTCTCGAGGTGATGGAAGGCGTAGTCCAGACTGATCATTCGGCGCCTTGTCCGGCGAACCAGCGGGTGATGAAATCGGCGTAGATGGCGGTCAGGGTCTCCAGATCGTCGAGCGCGACATGCTCGTCGATCATGTGCATCGTCCTGCCGACCAGGCCGAATTCGACCACGGGGCAGTAATCCTTGATGTAGCGCGCATCGGACGTTCCGCCCGAAGTCGACAGTGCCGGCGTCCGGCCGGTGACCGCCGTCACGCTCTGTGCCAGCGCCTCGGTGAGCGCGGCATTGCGGGTCAGGAAAACCGGGCTCACCGGCGCCATCCAGTCGAGCCTGAATTGCACGGGGCCGGCCTTGCCGGGACGCAACGCGCTGTCCTCTGCGGCGCGCGCGAGCCGGCCCTCGATCTCGGACTTCAGCGTCTGCTCGGTCCACCGGTCGTTGAACCGGATATTGAAGGTCAGCGTGGCCGTCGCCGGAATGACGTTGGTCGCCCGGTTGCCGGTGTCGATTGTCGTGATCTCGAGGTTCGAGGGCTGGAATTCGGCGCTGCCATCGTCGAGCGGCGGTGCGACCAGCGCGGCCCCGAGCGCCAGGGCCCCGCGCAGCGGATTGTCCGCGCGATGCGGATAGGCGACATGGCCCTGCGTTCCGCTGACCGTGATCGTACCGGTCAGCGAGCCGCGCCGGCCGATCTTGATCATGTCGCCCATCGCGTCCGGGTTGGTCGGCTCGCCCAGAAGACAGGCGTCCCATGCTTCGCCGCGCTCGGCCGCCCATCGCAGCAGCTTGGCGGTTCCGTTGATCGCCGGGCCTTCCTCGTCGCCGGTGATCAGCAGCGACACCGCGCCGGCGGGCGCCTCGCC
Proteins encoded in this region:
- the def gene encoding peptide deformylase, which encodes MAKRPIIVIPDPILRETSAPVERVDDQVRAFADDMLETMYEAPGIGLAAIQVGEPIRMLVADVSKEDEERAPHVLINPEIVARSDEANVYEEGCLSIPDYYADVERPASVTVSYIDRDGEKRTLDADGLLATCLQHEIDHLDGILFVDHISRLKRDMVFKKFRKLARQRGDSPVVA
- a CDS encoding DNA recombination protein RmuC produces the protein METGFDLDQTVLTLGGRTLALGDVLFIGGAVMALLVLLTLIAVWRSATHQRRDLAAARERAVRAEARVEDILKAQTDLQGRLAAMTDMFGARHSEMSTTLSQRLDAMSSRIGQSISEQQKNAHDNLSKLHERLAVIDTAQTNIQQLAGQVVELQSILSNKQTRGAFGQSRMEAIIEDGLPMGGYRFQTKLSNGSMPDCVIAMPNGAPDLVIDAKFPLEAWNAVREAKDEATETAAAKRFRSDMDVHIKAISEKYLIAGETQDTAFLFVPSESIFADIHEHHEQIVQKAHRARVVIVSPSLLMLSIQVIQALLKDARMREQAHLIQGEVMRLMEDLGRLDDRVRKLQTHFGQTAKDVDDILITTGKLTKRSQKIEGLEFDEKPQAAPDKDAPETGAESETGRLRLRVVDGEPE
- a CDS encoding lytic murein transglycosylase, with translation MVRLAIVMIVFMFGASGSAHADLQGQYETFLENTIWPKARSAGVSRATFDRAMGQKRLNTDIPGLVRPGQSTPQRIRQAEFSAPARYFNENNVGAIVAQGRRLAAQHASMLAALERRYGVPGRIILAIWGRESAFGRVDIPHDAFQVLGTKAFMSTRPELFQGELVAALAMVERGMATPDQMKSSWAGALGQPQFLPTSYLEHAVDVDGDRRPNIWTSVPDTLGSIAAYLNHFGWQPGRDWGYEVTVPAEISCSFEGPDQGLKIRDWEAMGIARISGRPFPDAERDREGYLLMPAGRSGPAFIVTPNFYVLKQYNESDLYALFVGHAADRIEWGTGRFKASWGRVDALYRSEIAAMQRVLEGKGYDVGGADGLPGFKTRRSIGDWQKRNGQAPTCFPSKALVGAIR
- the recR gene encoding recombination mediator RecR codes for the protein MSDKRIAGPEIERLIQLLAKVPGLGPRSARRAALAMIKKREQLLEPLAAAMSEAAAKVVVCSNCGNVDTADPCSICTDPRREDATIIVVEDVADLWALERASEMSVRYHVLGGTLSPLDGIGPDDLTIRALVDRVSAGAVRELILAVNATVEGQATAHYIMGQLDGTEIRITRLAHGVPVGGELDYLDEGTLSAALRARTGF
- a CDS encoding helix-turn-helix domain-containing protein → MTINETTERIDKRDASRLFRERLARLLDRSGMNRSRFAAAVGLDRSALSQLLSGETTRLPRADTLIRIASTQGVSLDWLLGISQDEGVSAEIKPALELEEAQDAGNDAALRRWHQDAAGMKIRYVPATIPDFLRTEAVIAFETRATKPSVEYQIDDARERLAYSRKPENDTEVCMPLQTLQALAEGSGPWATLEAEARRAQIAQMARLADDLYPGLRIFLFDGRKTFSAPYTVFGQTRAAVYMGDMYLVLNAKEAIGALTRHFDQLIRSATVRPHEAGRVISGLIGDEPG
- a CDS encoding phosphate/phosphite/phosphonate ABC transporter substrate-binding protein → MIAGLPMYDWPERRAGTDALWARLRDALRAAGFDAPDALTRTNDPRNLWLSDELLLGETCSYPLETILAGKVRYVATPVHDAAGCGQGTYHSVLVAPGDGADAPPPPDSGAKLPDRLGATLAANEPGSMSGYIALARDCERAERDMPADIVWTGSHRASIRAVAAGRADIAAIDCVTWRIARTHEPAAAELHVVGWTAERPGLPLITNNAMTDTDIAQLREAVATVMPVVVLDPPTEC
- a CDS encoding YbaB/EbfC family nucleoid-associated protein, whose amino-acid sequence is MRDIMGLMSKAKEMQEKMQAMQAEIETMTADGTAGGGMVTVTLNGKGQMQAIKIDPSVFSEDDVEILEDLVIAAHGDAKTKIEQLVQEKTQEVTAGLPLPPGMKLPF
- a CDS encoding fatty acid desaturase, whose amino-acid sequence is MTQIQKVEWPTLAMLAACYGIWLGAGLWLYPVAPWGALAVMAVMAGFHTSLQHEALHGHPTRNANLNELLVALPLAVAYPYRRFKALHLRHHRDESLTDPYDDPESWYVAEGDHARLPAPMRRLLAINNTFLGRLVIGPPLMVFGFLRDEVRNLIAGSRGVRRAWVHHGLGLGVLFAIVWGVMGIHPLVYVGVVAWGGMSLIAIRTYCEHRWEETPDGRTVIVEDSRILSWLFLNNNLHLVHHRLPRAPWYALPRLYRERRAQWIAANRAYVYRSYWDIVRAHALSPKDPVIHPALRRATRAIDRPASVAGGFQPSGRTPSAGPAEALPVAARPEH
- the fmt gene encoding methionyl-tRNA formyltransferase gives rise to the protein MRIIFMGTPAFSVPTLKALHAAGHEIVACYTQPPRPAGRRGLTLRKSPVHETAEALGIPVRTPKSLKGADEQAAFAALDADVAVVVAYGLLLPGPILEGTRLGCFNGHASLLPRWRGAAPIHRAIMAGDTETGMMVMKMDEGLDTGPVAMTARVPIGPDMTTGELHDRLAETGAALMAKAMIALEAGTLELVPQPAEGVTYAAKIDKGETRVDWSGSARGVHNHIRGLAPFPGAWCEMRLGGDWQRVKLLGSALEGGAGQPGTIIDGPPITVACGDGAVRLTRLQKAGGKVLDAEAFLRGNPLGPDDVR